From Bacteroides uniformis:
ACCCTGCACTGGCAGGACGTGTATTCCTGTTGCTTTCATTCCCCGTGCAGATGACGACATGGCCGGCTGTAGGCCAGTTGACAGCCTATACGGATGCCACGACGGCTGCTACGCCGCTGGCTATTATGAAAGGTGTCATCAATGGTGCTCCGGGCATGTCCCTGAGCGACCTTCCGGGAGCTTTCGACCTTCTGATAGGTAATAATGGAGGATGTCTCGGTGAGGTGAGTGCCTTGGCGCTGCTGCTTGGTTTGTTCTACATGTTGTGGAAGAAAATCATCACCTGGCACATTCCGGTATCTATTCTGGTGACGGTATTCGTGTTCTCCGGTATCATGTATCTGGTCAATCCGGAACTTTATGTATCCCCGGTCGTACAGTTGTTGTCCGGTGGTCTGATGCTGGGTGCTGTCTTTATGGCTACGGACTACGTGACTTCTCCGATGAGCCACAAAGGTATGCTGATTTATGGTGTTTGCATCGGCCTACTGACTGTCATCATCCGTCTGTTCGGTGCATATCCGGAGGGTATGTCGTTTGCCATTCTGATTATGAATGCGTTCACTCCGCTCATCAACACCTATGTTAAACCTAAACGCTTTGGGGAGGTAGCGAAGAAGAAATGAAAAAGTTAGAATCATCCTTGAAGAATATGTTGCTGGTACTTACGGGCGTTACCGCAATCTCCGTAGCGTTGCTGGCTTATGTAAACGAATTGACGAAGGAGCCCATTGCGCAGGCCAATGCAAAGACCTTGAGCGATGCCGTAAGTGCGGTGGTTCCGGGCTTCGACAATGACCCCATTGCCGAGAAGAAGATGCAGGAAGTAAACGGAGTACAGTATTCTGTATATCCTGCCACCAAAGGTGGAGAATATATCGGAGCTGCTGTGGAAGCTGTTGCCATGGGTTTTGGCGGTGAGCTGAAAGTGTTGGTCGGTTTCGATGCTGAAGGCAAAATCATCGACTACTCCTTGTTGTCGCATGTGGAAACTCCGGGGTTGGGTTCCAAGGCTGCCGACTGGTTCAAGAAAGGCAATAAAGGTGACATCACCGGCATGAATCCGGGTGAAGCTGCATTGACAGTGAGCAAGGACGGTGGTAAAGTAGATGCCATTACAGCGTCTACCATCACCTCACGTGCTTTTTTGAATGCAGTGAATGCGGCTTATGCTGCCTATGCCGGTCAGGAAACTGCCGACGGCACTACCGGCGCTACTCAAAAGAATGTTGAACAACCTGCTGATTCCGCAGCTCCCGAAGCTGTGGATACACTCAGCGCTAAATAAGAAAGGAGTAGAAGATATGAATAATTTTAAAGTTATGATGAACGGGATTATCAAAGAGAATCCTACGTTTGTACTCCTGCTGGGTATGTGTCCTACACTGGGTACCACTTCCTCTGCCATTAACGGTATGGGTATGGGACTGGCTACAATGTTCGTGCTGATATGTTCCAATGTGGTGATTTCTGCCATCAAGAATCTGATTCCCGATATGGTGCGTATCCCTTCATTCATTGTAGTCATAGCATCATTTGTGACACTGTTGCAGATGATAATGCAAGCTTACGTTCCTGCATTGTACGCCACACTGGGCCTGTTCATTCCGCTGATTGTTGTAAACTGTATCGTATTGGGACGTGCCGAGGCATTTGCTGCCAAAAACAATCCGGTGGCTTCCTTGTTCGACGGTCTGGGCATGGGCTTGGGCTTTACCATTGCACTGACATTACTGGGTGCCGTGCGTGAGTTCCTGGGAACCGGCAAGATATTCAACTTGAGTATCCTTCCCGAAGAATACGGCATGTTGGTATTTGTCCTTGCTCCGGGTGCATTCATTGCATTGGGCTATCTCATTGCTTTAATCAACAGTATGAAGAAGAATTAATAATGAAAAATTAAAAATGAAAAAATTGAGAACGTATCGGCGGTAAGCTGCCGGGCTTTTAATTTTTAGTTTTTAATTCTTAATTTAATGATTATGGAATATATATTGATATTTATCTCGGCAATCTTTGTAAACAACATCGTATTGTCGCAATTCTTGGGAATTTGCCCGTTCTTGGGAGTTTCCAAGAAAGTGGAGACTGCATTGGGCATGTCGGCAGCGGTGGCATTCGTGCTCACCATCGCCACTATCGTGACATTCCTTATTCAGAAGTATGTGCTCGACGCTTTTGATTTGGGCTATTTGCAGACTATTACCTTTATCCTGGTGATTGCCGCATTGGTGCAGATGGTAGAGATTATCCTGAAGAAAGTTTCTCCTTCTCTGTATCAGGCCTTGGGCGTGTTCCTGCCGTTGATTACTACCAACTGCTGTATTCTCGGTGTGGCTATCCTTGTTATCCAAAAAGATTATGATTTGCTGACGGGAGTGGTTTATGCATTCTCCACGGCACTTGGTTTCGGCTTGGCACTGACACTGTTTGCAGGCCTGCGCGAGCAAATGAGCCTGGTTAGTGTACCGAAAGGTATGCAGGGTACTCCGATAGCTTTGATTACTGCCGGACTGCTGGCAATGGCATTCATGGGCTTTTCGGGGGTTGTGAAGATTTAAAGAAGAAAAAACGGAAATAAAGTGGAAGGGGGATAAACTAAAATTTATCCCCCTTTTTCTGTTTTTATTAATTTATTTCCTTACATTTGTGGCGTATTGATAACCTAAAAGCTAAATTATCTATATTTAATATGAAAGGGAAAATCTTAGTTACGGGTGGAACCGGTTATATTGGTTCTCACACGGTGGTGGAACTTCAAAACGCAGGTTATGAAGTTGTTATTATTGATAATTTGTCAAACTCCAGCGCAGATGTTGTAGATAACATAGAGAAGGTATCGGGCATCCGCCCTGCATTCGAGGAATTGGATTGCTTGGATTATGCCGGTCTTGACGCTGTGTTTACCAAATATAAAGGCATTAAAGCCATCATTCACTTTGCGGCCAGCAAGGCTGTGGGTGAATCTGTCCAGAAACCATTGCTTTACTATCGTAATAACCTGGTTTCACTGATAAACCTGCTGGAATTGATGCCGAAGCATGGAGTGGAAGGTATCGTATTCTCTTCTTCCTGCACAGTTTACGGCCAGCCGGACGAACTTCCGGTAACGGAAAAGGCACCTATTAAGAAAGCTGAGTCTCCGTATGGAAACACGAAGCAAATCAATGAAGAGATTGTACGTGATACGGTTGCTTCCGGTGCTCCGATAAACGCCATCTTGTTGCGTTACTTCAACCCGATAGGTGCACACCCCACAGCATTGTTGGGAGAGTTGCCTAACGGTGTACCGCAGAACTTGATTCCTTATCTTACCCAGACCGCTATCGGCATCCGTGAGAAACTGAGCGTGTTTGGTGACGATTATGATACTCCCGACGGTTCTTGTATCCGCGACTTCATCAATGTAGTCGATTTGGCCAAAGCACACGTAGTGGCTATCCACCGTATCTTGGAGAACAAGCAGAAGGAAAAAGTGGAAGTATTCAATATCGGTACAGGTCGTGGACTTTCCGTATTGGAACTGATTAATGCTTTCGAAAAGGCTACCGGTGTAAAACTGAACTATCAGATAGTAGGTCGGCGTGCCGGTGATATTGAGAAGGTATGGGCAAACCCGGAATTGGCAAACAATGAACTGGGTTGGAAGGCAGAAACAAGTATTGAAGATACTTTACTTTCTGCATGGAAATGGCAGTTGAAGCTTCGTGAAAGAGGTATTCAATGACAAACTTTGAATTTGTGTTTTTTAACAAATAGGCAATAAACAAATGCCTCCCCGCATTTGTTTATAATGTGCAAATCAGCCTGAAGCTGTTTATGTATATGTGAATATCCGTAACTAGTACGTATGCCTCCCCGGCATAGACAGGTAAGATTGCATAGTAGTTTTGTCGTGTTTTATTTTGTGTTTGTGTTGTGAATAAGCCTTGTCTCTCGACAAGGCTTATTTTTTGTATATTATATACAGAATCTCTGTTGTCAATTCAGTGTTTTTTCATAAGATGGGTAGGCAATTCCTTTTTCTTACTAATTGTTAACTGACGTTATCATGTCTGTAACAATTTGTTCCAATTGTAGTATTAATCGTTCAAAATAGTCTTTTTTGTTCAAAAAATGCTATACACGGTAACAACTACATGCAAATTGTTTATACATTTGCGTTGTTGTTTATGTAACTATTGGGATGAACAAACCATAGCTGACAAACGTTAATAGGTACGAGTACATAGCTGATGAAAGACGCGACTTGGCTGACTTGTTAATGAGGATACACGCGACTTACAACTTAGTATTGGGAAAAATAATTAAGGAAATATAGAATAAAAAGATTGCTTATGTCACAGATTGTCGGACATATCTCACAGGTAATCGGGCCTGTAGTAGACGTCTATTTCGAAGGAACGGAGGCAGAAATGATGTTGCCGAGTATTCACGACGCACTGGAAATAAAAAGGTCGAACGGCAAAAGACTGATTGTAGAGGTACAGCAGCACATTGGTGAAAACACGGTGCGTACTGTTGCTATGGACAGTACGGACGGCCTGCAGAGAGGAATGACAGTGCATCCGCTGGGAGGCCCCATCACCATGCCGATAGGTACACAAATCAAAGGCCGCCTGATGAACGTAGTGGGCGACTCTATCGACGGCATGAAGGAGTTGGACCGTACCGGTGCTTATCCCATCCATCGCGACCCCCCTAAGTTTGAAGATTTGACTACCGTACAAGAGGTGCTTTATACAGGCATCAAGGTTATCGACTTGCTGGAACCATATAGCAAGGGCGGTAAAATCGGTCTGTTTGGTGGCGCCGGTGTAGGCAAGACGGTGCTTATCCAAGAGCTCATTAATAATATTGCGAAGAAGCAGCACGGCTTCTCTGTGTTTGCCGGTGTAGGAGAACGTACACGTGAAGGCAACGACCTGCTGAGAGAAATGATTGAATCCGGCGTTATCCGTTACGGAGAAGAATTCAAGAAAGGTATGGAGGAAGGCCATTGGGATTTGTCCAAAGTAGATTATGACGAAGTGGCCAAATCACAAGTGTCTTTGATATTCGGTCAGATGAACGAACCTCCCGGTGCGCGTCAGTCCGTGGCATTGTC
This genomic window contains:
- a CDS encoding RnfABCDGE type electron transport complex subunit D codes for the protein MNKLIVSLSPHVHGGDSVKKNMYGVLIALIPAFLVSLYFFGLGALIVTATSVAACLFFEWAIGKFLMKKETTTITDGSAIITGVLLAFNLPSNLPIWIIILGALFAIGVGKMSFGGLGCNPFNPALAGRVFLLLSFPVQMTTWPAVGQLTAYTDATTAATPLAIMKGVINGAPGMSLSDLPGAFDLLIGNNGGCLGEVSALALLLGLFYMLWKKIITWHIPVSILVTVFVFSGIMYLVNPELYVSPVVQLLSGGLMLGAVFMATDYVTSPMSHKGMLIYGVCIGLLTVIIRLFGAYPEGMSFAILIMNAFTPLINTYVKPKRFGEVAKKK
- a CDS encoding RnfABCDGE type electron transport complex subunit G, with product MKKLESSLKNMLLVLTGVTAISVALLAYVNELTKEPIAQANAKTLSDAVSAVVPGFDNDPIAEKKMQEVNGVQYSVYPATKGGEYIGAAVEAVAMGFGGELKVLVGFDAEGKIIDYSLLSHVETPGLGSKAADWFKKGNKGDITGMNPGEAALTVSKDGGKVDAITASTITSRAFLNAVNAAYAAYAGQETADGTTGATQKNVEQPADSAAPEAVDTLSAK
- the rsxE gene encoding electron transport complex subunit RsxE produces the protein MNNFKVMMNGIIKENPTFVLLLGMCPTLGTTSSAINGMGMGLATMFVLICSNVVISAIKNLIPDMVRIPSFIVVIASFVTLLQMIMQAYVPALYATLGLFIPLIVVNCIVLGRAEAFAAKNNPVASLFDGLGMGLGFTIALTLLGAVREFLGTGKIFNLSILPEEYGMLVFVLAPGAFIALGYLIALINSMKKN
- the rsxA gene encoding electron transport complex subunit RsxA, which encodes MEYILIFISAIFVNNIVLSQFLGICPFLGVSKKVETALGMSAAVAFVLTIATIVTFLIQKYVLDAFDLGYLQTITFILVIAALVQMVEIILKKVSPSLYQALGVFLPLITTNCCILGVAILVIQKDYDLLTGVVYAFSTALGFGLALTLFAGLREQMSLVSVPKGMQGTPIALITAGLLAMAFMGFSGVVKI
- the galE gene encoding UDP-glucose 4-epimerase GalE; translated protein: MKGKILVTGGTGYIGSHTVVELQNAGYEVVIIDNLSNSSADVVDNIEKVSGIRPAFEELDCLDYAGLDAVFTKYKGIKAIIHFAASKAVGESVQKPLLYYRNNLVSLINLLELMPKHGVEGIVFSSSCTVYGQPDELPVTEKAPIKKAESPYGNTKQINEEIVRDTVASGAPINAILLRYFNPIGAHPTALLGELPNGVPQNLIPYLTQTAIGIREKLSVFGDDYDTPDGSCIRDFINVVDLAKAHVVAIHRILENKQKEKVEVFNIGTGRGLSVLELINAFEKATGVKLNYQIVGRRAGDIEKVWANPELANNELGWKAETSIEDTLLSAWKWQLKLRERGIQ
- the atpD gene encoding F0F1 ATP synthase subunit beta; amino-acid sequence: MSQIVGHISQVIGPVVDVYFEGTEAEMMLPSIHDALEIKRSNGKRLIVEVQQHIGENTVRTVAMDSTDGLQRGMTVHPLGGPITMPIGTQIKGRLMNVVGDSIDGMKELDRTGAYPIHRDPPKFEDLTTVQEVLYTGIKVIDLLEPYSKGGKIGLFGGAGVGKTVLIQELINNIAKKQHGFSVFAGVGERTREGNDLLREMIESGVIRYGEEFKKGMEEGHWDLSKVDYDEVAKSQVSLIFGQMNEPPGARQSVALSGLTVAESFRDMGAETDGPRDILFFIDNIFRFTQAGSEVSALLGRMPSAVGYQPTLATEMGAMQERITSTRNGSITSVQAVYVPADDLTDPAPATTFTHLDATTVLSRKITELGIYPAVDPLESTSRILDPHIVGVEHYEVAQRVKQILQRNKELQDIISILGMEELSDADRTLVNRARRVQRFLSQPFAVAEQFTGVPGTMVSIEDTIKGFKMILDGEVDYLPEPAFLNVGTIEEAIEKGKKLLEQAGGKTIKN